In the Arachis stenosperma cultivar V10309 chromosome 8, arast.V10309.gnm1.PFL2, whole genome shotgun sequence genome, acaaacaagcatgctatgCATATATCAAACAGATAACCTAATAGCATCAAAGAAAAGACacacagagtatgcaatgaagcacaatcggtccatccctcaggctcacgaggacgaaccgctctgataccactaaatgtaacaccctaattagcctaagccttacctcgcgtcgtaaagccaaggttaatcagagattacgacagttctaaactcatacataatatatatataggaagaatagtataatctagaagcccgatgaaagatatagctcaaaaacagAATTTCGAAGCTTAAACGTACTAACGGAGCTACTAGCTTAAGGCATAAGAAACAGACAAGATATAAcaaaagataaatatataatatcataGAGAACTAGCCATGAactcgcggagtttaagccggctagccataTACTGATACACAAAACCATACAGtgaaaacagcttatacaagttttgttctctcgAATACATGCCTCTAggcaaaacaaaatacaaaaggagagatgtataaacaaaataaaccaaaaagaaCTCCAAAATGATCCAAGATTCTCCGCTCCTGTTACCAACCaaagcaactcaccgaggtgggttacgacctgcatctgaaaaatacaacaacaatatggtatgagaaccggaggttctcagtatggtaacagttcccagtgatataggatataagaccctgggacgccaaaggcaatcctaagcttcatatccatcacaagattcaacTTAAAGCATTCTAAAACATTTAAGCATAATATACCAACTTGACTTAAATAAACCAGGTTATCTATCTTAAGGCATTTCTATTCTAACCaaacaccgctgtcccacagccttcaccaaccgatcctccatgcgatcccatcgccaccgtcttccgaacctcctcaatcccagcagaaaacacagataatgttcaaagcaagtaaagcacaagtagTAACATATATGACAAATAATTCAGAGAGCAAGTAAGCATGttattcaattaggcaaaccattACAAGTAAACAAAGCATACAAGCAAATAggaaatgcatatgatgaatgcctgccctactggctgtgatatcacattgtcggttcaactgccaacccgacacatctccatggagacaTCGCCCTTCGGATTTCTCAtatgggaacccccgagatatagtgcccGGATCACTGTCCAGGTACCGGCGCCTGCTCGCCCTATAGATCTGAAGGGATGTGAGCGGGATATTCTTGcctcagacctcacatctcaacgtaagcgggattaaccaccgtccttacgccgccgccgctacctcgacaggcgggattaaccaccgtccctgccaggcgcatagcgtctcaaaatatcatgaaaaaaatattatttcagtGGTTTTCAAAAGCATTTTCAGTATACATAGATCCATCATTCCTCATCTCATATACCAATCATCCTTCACCTAACGTCAAACCATTCTCAGCACGCCAGAAACCTATGCCTCCGTTTtctaattttatcttaaaatcATGTACTAGAGCCCTTAATTTATATCCCATGTTCTAATACTCAAAACTAGGCCCAAACGTCTTAAAATagtgttatagaagcttacaaccttgttgggaaggcaaaatagttgaaaacaaataaatttttgagaaaCGGGATGTGTGCACCCGCACATCTTTgtaaaatttcagatttttaataccaactttgaatgatcataacttcctctacaaaattctaattttcacAAACTTTATACCGATTCAAAGagttttcaaagatctttaattctaaataattttcaataaatttcgaaaaccgaggcaaaagttatgatcgaacaaagttcaccaaaaactCAATTTTTCCAAACTTCACAATTACCACCCTATCTCACCATACCCATACCAAATCATACCAAACCGTCCAAAGCtccatttttcatcaaaatataCCTGTTATAGCATAATACATCAACCTCACCACATTTTCCTTCTCATTTCATTATTCTCAATTCCAACATCAACTATATAACACTTATGATCAAAATCTCCATCAAACCCACCATTTCATAAATCATAACACTACAATTATCATAAGAACCAACTCCCAATCCATACaatcattcaacatcatcatatcATTATAATTCATCACAATCAACTCAACATTCATCAATTCATCAACATTTAACACACCAACCATCATTTTAGTTCAACCTATCCTATTGGTCACTAGCCtatgtgtccatgaatattatatactacatagagaaaaccgaaaccataccttggccgattcccttTATGCACCCAAACTCAAAATGAGTACCAACAAGCTTCCAACCACAATCCAAGCTTTCAAATCCACTCCCACAAGCACAAATAAGTTCCAAAAGCTCCCAAAGCCACAATAAacaaactatatacatataaatcaccacaaatcaacctagggttcaACATAAGCATAATCTCACAAGGGTTTAAGAGCTCTTACCTTTCCCAACAGATTTGACAACACAAATCCAAagctaagcaaggattagagcaaacctaaacatccaaaatcacaaaaacccATTTAACCCAAAACTCTAATaaaacccaaaattttgaaGAGCATAACTGGAAGGATTTCGTGATTACCTTGAGGGTTTCTTggatgggttttgtagagctcttcacaaggaaagcgtagccgcaaacggtgcggcgatcggagctccgtagctcaagatatgagcttggGAAGTTTGAAGTGAATAGTAACAATGGTGGAAAGCTCTCACCTCTCTCCTCACTTCAGCTGCTGTTGTGTTTAGGTTATGAGGGTGAAAGTGGCTGAAATGGGTTCATTTAAGTGtatttatatgttgggcttgggcccaatttgggtccggtccaacccgttagcgtttttagcccgtttggctAATCTTCGGgccaaatctttaaaattaaagcCCCGTTTTCCATTTCTaatgtttttctaagtttttgaCGGTTTTCACTTTTTATTGTGCGGTACTGGGcagacttgaaccggttcaaccggttcaactGCCGGTTCGTAATTTTTCACGGTTTTTTGTAAAAAgcacattttctgactcagaaagacccactgagtccaaaaatcacctttaaatcctcaaattctctCTCTAACCTTTCGGAATCTAATTTGGGCAATTAATCACTTAATTAACCGGTTGATTAGTTGCGGTTCTTACACAAACAATATAAATTTTGTACAAACTGATATCGAACACTACAACAAAAACGCCATTTAGCGGCGGTTCCTGGAGCCGTTTAGCTGCGGTTTTGAACTGCCGCAAAACATTTCGCGACTATTCCTGGAAACACCGGAAGATAGGGCGCGGCAAAACGGATTGCGGCGGTTTTAGTCAACCGCTGGAATAACTGGCGTAAAATGCAATTTGGGTTTGGCGGCGGTTATTAACCGCCACAGTATGTGAAAGAAAATTGCTATTACCCAATTTGCGGCGGTTTCAAATGTCGAACAGGAAGAAAAAAGTTTATAGTTTTGCGGCGGTTTCAAAACTGCCgccaaattcaaatttttcattaaaattttagatCTTCTATTGTTTTGCCTATTTTGACAAAGAATGTttattaaactttaatttttttactttttaactaatttaaacaaatttaaacCAAGTAAAACAGCTCAATTAACATAACAAACTAAATTAAACATATGCAAACATAACATATATAACGAAATTGTCATAATATCATCCAAAATAAAGTAAGAATGCTCAAGTTGGATAGAATAAGCCTAACGTACTAAACCAACTTAAATGTAAAAGGTATCCAAGACCAttaattgaaattcaaaatttttgttgCGGGTCGTGATTTCCAGATGAAGATGGCCCTGCGCATGACGAGTCCGGTGTACCGCCCACAAAAGCCAGCTCTTCAGCAATCTCAATTGGCAAATTGCCTCATAACTGTTGGACTATATATTCCAAGACTTTATGTATTGAGTGTCTCTTCGCCTACTCTTCTTCTAGCTTAGCTGTCAATTCTGCAATCATCCTCTTATCCTTTGCATTGGACTCTGCAGAACCCGACGGTTGTCCAGCAGCGTTACCAAAGACTTGGGTGGGACATGGTCCAGCACCTAGGGCACGAACTCGTCCTGGGTGCTCCTTTCCGAGAACTTGTGCTAGCGAGTCATTCTGTGAAAGGTGATTAGAGGATCCATCCTGCCTCTCAACATTCGCAATTGCTTCCTACAAATATACAACATTGGAAAGGAAGAAGTTAACAGTAGCACGATATATACAGTAAGCTATATATTgcttcaaattttcaaacatgaCTTACACTAACAACACGTGCATCGGGGTGGATATACGAGCCATCTTTTTTCTTATGAGTCATGATAAACAACTCTCCTCTACCAACGGGCCTTCCTTGCTCTCTCTCCTATATCATTGATATTGACACAATTTAGTAAACAATAACAACATTTTTCAAGAAGCTTAATCAAAATCTTAATGCAAATGATGACTTATTACCACTTCGTCTTTTTTCTTGCCAAGGTTTTGGAGCCCCCAGTATGTGTGTAAAGTTGCTTGCTCCAATTTAAAGTGTTCTGTTTACACTTTTTCTATGAACAAATAACAAAACAAATGCAAATGAGAAAGATATGATGAATATAAAATGTAAGGGAATTACTATGTATACACATGTTTTTTTATGtggaaataataaaatataccAAGGCTTACCTGTGTTTCTTCATTCAGGCGATAGTCAACGAACTTTTTCCCATCATTTTTGTCTATTCCTTTCGGGTGATGCTGAAAATTTTCCTCATAAGTCTTTATTTGTTTGTAACACCTATGAAACAAGTGGTGCCTTGAATCCTTCCAGTTCTTTCCTATCCTCTTCAAAATATCGCGCTTTATTTTTCCTCCGGCATCGTCCTTATAGTAAAAGACCCGCTGCAATTAGTTTACATTGTCATTAACGAAGACCAACAAATAAGTATAAGATTGATATATTTAAGACATGCCACAACCATTACAGGCTAATTTAAATTGTTGAAGTATGACCCTCAAATCCAGTACAAGCAGTCACAATTACGTATAAATGAGAATTGCTTAAATGATGATGTGAAAAACACAATATGAAAATTTTACTAACCATATAATTACCATgcaaaaaacctaaaaaaaccGAAAACTAAAATTGCTTAAATTGTAGAAGCTTAAAGTTCTACCTTAAGCATGTTGTACGCATGATCCCTCTTTGCTTTGCTCACCAGCTTCCAACTTTCTAAGTGTATGGGGAACTGGGAATAGTCCACACCCAAATTTCCTATGAAACCACTCAGTAATCCTGCCGCCTGACCAATCGGTTGCAGCTCACTGTTAAACAGGAGTACTGTCTTCGTATTGGAAGAGAGGGCTATAGCCTCCTTCACGCTCAGCTCAGAAACTTTTCTCACACCGTCCTCTAACAAGTGTATGGGAAACAAAattactctctaatcattgcacaaaagaaaaatagaagtaAAGGACTATAAAGATAACTATTTACGAAAATGAGAGGAAAAAAATGTTTACCGATAACAGTAACTTCCCAGAAATTTGTATCTTTGGCTTTCTTGTTGTTATGCGGACCTTCGACTTCTTGGGCAGCAAACAAGTCATCGATGTGGACATCAAATGACGGAACTTCATCCGCCTCTGGGTCGTAATCCTCATCCCTTAATTCATGATCAGCCACTTCCGTGCGATGCCAAGTCTCTATGTTGTCTGTTGGAGTTGGAGGGTCATCAGTAGTAATAACAAGATAATTTCACTAGTGATACATTTTGAAAACAATAGTGAACATAACATGACGGTGGAATAGGATCGATGAAAAATGAGGACTTTTTGTCATCCTCTGCAAGCACAACAATTGCTACAAAGCTTCTGTTTAAGAAAATTGCCCAAACTACAAACAAGGGTGATGGTAATTGTCGAAAAGTTAtgtttagttttaaaattgtcttAGCATCTTGTAGTTTGGTTGTTTTTTTAAGTCAGTATTTAATGACTCCAGAGTTCTCAATTCCTTCTATGTATACTCATTCTGTTATGTGCATATTGATATTTTCAGTCGTACCTGAATATTCCGGAAAAATAGTTCCTGATAGTCTAGACGGAGAAGAATCTGATTCAAAAGACATTTTAGATGATGTATCCTCTATCGCAATCGATAGATCCATGCAGTTTGATCTGAATAAAATTTCGGATGAAGAGGATGAAACTTTAGAAGACCAACAAGATAAACAAGATGATATACATGTTAAGAAAAGGTGCTT is a window encoding:
- the LOC130945453 gene encoding uncharacterized protein LOC130945453, with the translated sequence MTCLLPKKSKVRITTRKPKIQISGKLLLSRVILFPIHLLEDGVRKVSELSVKEAIALSSNTKTVLLFNSELQPIGQAAGLLSGFIGNLGVDYSQFPIHLESWKLRVFYYKDDAGGKIKRDILKRIGKNWKDSRHHLFHRCYKQIKTYEENFQHHPKGIDKNDGKKFVDYRLNEETQEREQGRPVGRGELFIMTHKKKDGSYIHPDARVVSEAIANVERQDGSSNHLSQNDSLAQVLGKEHPGRVRALGAGPCPTQVFGNAAGQPSGSAESNAKDKRMIAELTAKLEEE